A window of Synechococcus sp. MEDNS5 contains these coding sequences:
- a CDS encoding molybdopterin oxidoreductase family protein translates to MSPITASVQSQCPYCGVGCGLDLLPPGEAGKAVKRDAEGNPMWSARGHREHPSSHGQVCIKGATVGETLGQGRLSQPLYRATLADPFQAISWNSAFDLLTERIRSTLASKGADAIAMYGSGQFHTEDYYIAQKLLKGALGTNNFDANSRLCMSSAVAGYTRSLGSDGPPCCYEDLDHCSVAFLIGTNTADCHPVLFQRLLKRKKRDPKGLTIVVVDPRSTDTAKIADHHLALAPGTDLALLHGLARLVLQDNGFDSDFIDSATEGFAAFTQTIKAWTPGKTSKFCGIAEKDLRAVARLWSRKERILSLWSMGVNQRREGTAVVGGLINLHLLTGEIGKAGAGPFSLTGQPNAMGGREAGGLAHLLPGYRLVTNAEHRNTVEKAWGFAPGSIAAQPGLDAWKQVEAMEQGELDLWWVAATNPLVSMPDLERVKTAMQRCKLVVVSEAYADTETSHYAHLLLPAAQWSEKSGAMTNSERRVTLCPAFRPRHGDSRADWEVFAELGRRLGFVDQFSYNSAAEVYEEFTSLTAARVCDMSGLSHSLLKEHGPQQWPYPKGEGPSRTSKRLYEKKRFPTASGRARFQQDRPLGLAEPPCEMYPLVLTVGRYLGQWHTMTRTGKVPRLNAMHPEPSLEMNPSDAMRFGLEDNGLAAITSRRGTLTARVCVSERIRVGSVFLPMHWGFTQAEACEANALMHNQACPISKQPELKASAVIVAPAVSVVKPTQQDTGVLENLRRRLTPALR, encoded by the coding sequence ATGTCGCCTATCACCGCGTCTGTGCAAAGTCAGTGTCCTTACTGCGGCGTTGGCTGCGGGCTGGACCTGTTGCCTCCAGGAGAAGCCGGAAAAGCGGTAAAACGAGACGCCGAAGGCAATCCGATGTGGAGTGCACGCGGTCATCGCGAGCACCCATCCAGCCACGGACAGGTGTGCATCAAAGGTGCCACGGTTGGAGAGACCCTGGGACAAGGACGCCTCAGCCAGCCTCTATACCGAGCAACACTGGCTGATCCGTTTCAGGCCATCAGCTGGAACAGTGCGTTCGACCTCCTCACCGAACGCATTCGCTCCACCTTGGCCAGCAAGGGGGCTGATGCCATTGCCATGTACGGCTCCGGGCAGTTTCACACCGAGGATTACTACATCGCTCAGAAACTGCTGAAGGGCGCCCTCGGCACCAATAATTTCGATGCCAATTCGCGGCTGTGCATGAGTTCAGCCGTGGCCGGCTATACCCGCAGCCTCGGCTCCGACGGTCCACCCTGCTGTTACGAGGATCTCGATCACTGCTCCGTGGCCTTCTTGATCGGCACCAACACAGCCGACTGCCATCCGGTGCTGTTCCAACGCCTGTTGAAACGCAAAAAGCGTGATCCCAAGGGACTCACCATCGTGGTGGTCGATCCCCGAAGCACTGACACAGCCAAAATTGCCGATCACCACCTCGCGCTTGCCCCTGGCACCGACCTTGCCCTGCTGCATGGCCTGGCGCGGCTGGTGCTTCAAGACAACGGCTTCGACAGCGACTTCATCGATAGCGCCACCGAAGGCTTCGCAGCCTTCACCCAAACAATCAAGGCCTGGACACCAGGAAAAACCAGCAAGTTCTGCGGCATCGCCGAGAAGGACCTGCGTGCAGTGGCCAGGCTTTGGAGCCGAAAGGAAAGAATTTTGAGCCTTTGGTCGATGGGCGTGAACCAACGGCGCGAAGGAACCGCCGTTGTGGGAGGGCTGATCAATCTGCACCTGCTCACTGGGGAGATCGGCAAAGCCGGTGCAGGCCCCTTTTCACTCACTGGTCAACCGAATGCCATGGGTGGACGCGAAGCCGGCGGCCTCGCCCATCTGCTTCCCGGCTACCGGTTGGTCACCAATGCGGAGCACCGCAATACGGTTGAGAAGGCCTGGGGGTTTGCCCCTGGATCCATCGCTGCCCAACCAGGACTGGATGCATGGAAGCAAGTTGAAGCGATGGAACAGGGGGAGCTCGATCTCTGGTGGGTGGCTGCCACGAACCCACTGGTGAGCATGCCGGACCTCGAACGCGTCAAAACCGCGATGCAACGCTGCAAGCTCGTGGTAGTGAGCGAAGCCTATGCCGACACCGAAACGTCTCATTACGCCCATCTGCTTCTGCCGGCAGCCCAATGGAGTGAAAAGAGCGGAGCGATGACCAATTCAGAACGGCGGGTCACCTTGTGCCCAGCGTTCAGGCCCCGCCATGGCGACAGCCGAGCGGACTGGGAAGTGTTTGCAGAACTCGGACGACGACTCGGCTTCGTCGACCAGTTTTCCTACAACTCAGCTGCAGAGGTGTATGAGGAGTTCACCTCGCTCACGGCGGCCCGCGTTTGCGACATGTCGGGACTGAGTCATTCCCTGCTGAAGGAGCATGGCCCGCAGCAATGGCCCTATCCCAAGGGTGAAGGCCCATCCAGAACCTCCAAACGTCTCTACGAAAAGAAACGATTCCCAACGGCCAGTGGTCGGGCCAGATTTCAACAAGACAGACCCCTGGGTCTGGCAGAACCCCCCTGCGAGATGTACCCGCTGGTGCTCACAGTGGGTCGCTATCTCGGCCAATGGCACACGATGACGCGCACGGGCAAAGTCCCGCGCCTGAACGCCATGCATCCCGAACCCAGCCTTGAAATGAATCCCAGCGATGCCATGCGCTTTGGTCTGGAAGACAACGGCTTGGCAGCCATCACATCCCGTCGAGGCACGCTCACCGCGCGGGTCTGCGTGTCGGAACGGATCCGCGTGGGATCGGTGTTCTTACCAATGCATTGGGGCTTTACCCAGGCCGAAGCCTGCGAAGCCAATGCACTCATGCACAATCAGGCCTGCCCGATCTCCAAACAACCGGAACTGAAAGCCTCTGCCGTGATCGTCGCCCCAGCGGTGTCGGTGGTGAAACCGACGCAACAGGACACAGGCGTTCTGGAGAACCTGCGGCGGCGGCTCACCCCAGCACTTCGTTGA
- a CDS encoding nitrate reductase associated protein, whose protein sequence is MRRQLDQSRHCYAFEQDFIGSWRCIPLCVRRKLDLAGVKLRLSHWLAMSHAQRQVLVDWDDGPQELKRMRDHLRLCTAAMADGVVKDLPPCTQESWQQSEALPESLLEAARTRKVDLSLHHWRDLCELDRFALCKLARPGHDHHNLDAAFNEVLG, encoded by the coding sequence ATGCGCAGGCAACTTGATCAGTCGCGGCATTGTTATGCCTTTGAACAGGATTTCATTGGCTCCTGGCGCTGCATTCCTCTGTGTGTCCGCCGCAAACTCGATCTGGCTGGCGTCAAGCTCAGGCTCAGCCACTGGCTTGCGATGTCTCATGCGCAACGCCAGGTGTTGGTGGATTGGGACGATGGGCCCCAGGAGCTGAAGCGGATGCGCGATCACTTGCGCCTCTGCACCGCTGCCATGGCTGATGGGGTTGTGAAGGATCTCCCGCCATGCACGCAGGAATCCTGGCAGCAATCCGAGGCTCTGCCTGAGTCTCTTCTGGAGGCTGCGAGGACGAGGAAGGTTGACCTTTCACTGCATCACTGGAGGGATCTCTGCGAATTGGACCGTTTTGCGCTCTGCAAGTTGGCGCGGCCAGGCCATGATCACCACAACCTGGACGCTGCATTCAACGAAGTGCTGGGGTGA
- the moaC gene encoding cyclic pyranopterin monophosphate synthase MoaC: MSDRLTHLTSNGEVHMVDVGEKALTKRTATASGELLMKASTLDSVLDGSSPKGDVFAVARIAGIQGAKKTAELIPLCHPLPLSGLSVEIKPDQQLPGLRVQATCSTTGQTGVEMEAITAVSTALITLYDMLKSVDPGMSIRQIQLLEKDGGRHGHWRR; encoded by the coding sequence ATGTCTGACCGACTCACGCACCTCACCAGCAACGGTGAGGTGCATATGGTGGATGTGGGCGAGAAAGCCCTCACCAAGCGCACGGCTACAGCCTCCGGTGAGCTGCTGATGAAGGCCTCAACGTTGGACTCGGTATTAGACGGAAGCAGTCCCAAAGGAGATGTTTTCGCCGTTGCCCGCATCGCTGGCATTCAGGGAGCCAAGAAAACAGCTGAGTTGATTCCTCTCTGTCATCCACTTCCGCTCAGTGGACTGTCGGTGGAGATCAAACCCGACCAGCAGTTGCCTGGACTGCGTGTCCAGGCCACCTGCAGCACCACCGGGCAGACCGGTGTGGAAATGGAGGCCATCACCGCCGTGTCAACCGCGCTGATCACCCTGTACGACATGTTGAAGTCGGTGGATCCAGGCATGTCGATCCGGCAGATTCAGCTGCTCGAAAAAGACGGGGGTCGCCATGGCCACTGGAGGCGCTGA
- the glp gene encoding gephyrin-like molybdotransferase Glp has product MATGGAEPYGREGLPLDEARQRILDALRARPTRLTTVTSEVMPLRGALGRVIADAVQAPADVPGFRASIMDGYALGQDCQPNAGDSWTVVGRSAPADPYQQTLHGGEAIRILTGAPLPEGAAWVLPQELIANQNSTIRLVRDASSNPWIRPADEECSQGSLLLAPGERLGVADIGRASSCGISHVNVHRRPRIGVLVTGDELVPPGEERSNGAIWESNSTLIRGMLERLGYPAVDCRLVADECHLLKQAILDMAASCDVLVSTGGVSAGDSDWIRPLMQKLGQVEFWKLFLKPGRPFAFGWIGDAVPFFGLPGNPVAATITALQLLWPALQILEGQQNPELLPRVHVRLATPYRRKPGRPELARASLDCSPDGQLLARIDGSQASSRIGSLQNADLLVEIPADSGSLEIGQHVWGQLLRRRIL; this is encoded by the coding sequence ATGGCCACTGGAGGCGCTGAGCCCTATGGCCGTGAGGGCCTTCCACTCGACGAAGCACGTCAACGGATCCTGGATGCGCTGAGAGCCAGACCAACCCGGTTGACAACCGTCACGTCAGAGGTGATGCCGCTTCGAGGCGCTCTAGGTCGGGTGATTGCCGACGCCGTCCAGGCCCCGGCCGATGTGCCTGGGTTTCGCGCGTCGATCATGGACGGGTATGCCTTGGGCCAAGACTGCCAACCCAACGCCGGAGACAGCTGGACAGTGGTAGGGCGCTCAGCGCCTGCTGATCCCTACCAGCAGACGCTGCATGGCGGCGAAGCGATCCGGATCCTCACGGGGGCGCCGCTTCCGGAAGGAGCTGCATGGGTTCTTCCCCAGGAATTGATTGCCAATCAGAACAGCACCATCCGCCTGGTCAGGGACGCATCCTCGAACCCCTGGATCAGACCCGCAGACGAGGAATGCAGCCAAGGTTCCCTGCTCCTCGCCCCTGGTGAACGCCTCGGTGTGGCCGACATTGGACGTGCCTCGAGTTGCGGTATCTCCCACGTGAACGTGCATCGACGGCCTCGGATCGGCGTTCTGGTCACGGGCGATGAGCTCGTTCCACCAGGAGAGGAACGCAGCAACGGAGCCATCTGGGAGAGCAACAGCACGCTGATACGAGGCATGCTTGAACGTCTCGGCTACCCAGCGGTGGACTGCCGGCTGGTCGCCGATGAATGCCACCTGCTCAAACAAGCCATCCTGGATATGGCCGCAAGCTGCGACGTGCTCGTGAGCACCGGTGGCGTGTCGGCAGGCGATAGCGACTGGATCCGACCTCTGATGCAGAAACTGGGCCAGGTGGAGTTCTGGAAACTTTTTCTTAAGCCAGGGCGCCCTTTCGCCTTCGGCTGGATCGGCGATGCGGTGCCTTTTTTCGGGTTGCCTGGTAACCCAGTCGCAGCAACCATCACCGCTCTTCAGCTGCTCTGGCCAGCCTTGCAAATCCTTGAAGGTCAGCAAAATCCTGAACTGTTGCCCAGAGTGCACGTGCGCTTGGCGACCCCCTACCGGCGGAAACCCGGACGACCGGAACTGGCACGGGCATCACTGGACTGCAGCCCAGACGGACAACTGCTCGCGCGCATCGATGGGTCCCAAGCCTCTTCGCGCATCGGATCTCTTCAAAACGCGGATCTCCTCGTGGAGATCCCCGCGGACTCAGGCTCCTTAGAAATCGGTCAACACGTGTGGGGCCAACTGCTGCGACGACGGATTCTTTGA
- a CDS encoding molybdenum cofactor biosynthesis protein MoaE: MESAHDAVQVAIHSQPFSATDQLDGWLQRAASAAAATAVFMGHVRPETMDGAPLEALELSHYPGLCERLLLSFTQQQLRDHGAQSALVLHRVGRLSPGELIVLVAVSGDRRGLVQRCCSDLLESLKHEAPFWKREWSGGVGTWLAANTPL; this comes from the coding sequence ATGGAGAGTGCACACGATGCCGTGCAGGTTGCAATACATTCCCAACCTTTTTCTGCAACCGATCAGCTGGATGGCTGGCTTCAACGCGCAGCTTCAGCTGCTGCGGCCACGGCCGTGTTTATGGGGCATGTGCGGCCTGAAACCATGGATGGTGCTCCGCTTGAGGCTCTGGAACTCAGCCACTACCCAGGCTTGTGCGAGCGCTTGTTGCTGAGCTTTACCCAGCAACAACTGCGCGATCACGGCGCACAGTCCGCCCTGGTGTTGCATCGTGTCGGCCGACTGTCCCCAGGCGAGCTGATCGTGTTGGTGGCTGTCAGTGGAGATCGTCGGGGACTGGTCCAGCGTTGCTGCTCTGACTTGCTCGAGTCGTTGAAACACGAGGCACCGTTTTGGAAACGGGAGTGGAGTGGTGGAGTTGGCACGTGGCTCGCTGCGAACACTCCGCTCTGA
- a CDS encoding MoaD/ThiS family protein, whose protein sequence is MGETRFSGACTVQVLLFASLRDRAGWSSRPFTLSSQTECTARDIWQLLDLGAWPDGVRVAVNQSFVTADHPLQEGDELAFLPPFTGG, encoded by the coding sequence ATGGGTGAGACGCGATTCAGCGGTGCGTGCACGGTGCAGGTGCTTCTCTTCGCGTCTCTGCGTGATCGAGCAGGTTGGTCGAGTCGACCGTTCACCCTTTCATCGCAGACGGAGTGCACGGCCCGCGACATCTGGCAGCTGCTCGATCTCGGCGCTTGGCCCGATGGTGTGCGTGTCGCCGTTAATCAGAGCTTTGTCACTGCGGATCATCCGTTACAGGAAGGAGACGAGTTGGCGTTTCTTCCCCCATTCACAGGAGGTTGA